The Malaclemys terrapin pileata isolate rMalTer1 chromosome 7, rMalTer1.hap1, whole genome shotgun sequence nucleotide sequence ctgtccagtttattgcactgagtgctcaggggaggtggtgatggtggagcggaggtgagctgaagcagggagcggttcctctacccccgttacttcctgcgtccccccccaccctagttcacctctgctccgcctgctcccctgaacgcgccgctgctcctcttctctgccctccctcgcctgagagggccTCCttctggctcggtccactctcggcCGGCAATGAAGCCaatgaagtatccacaggggacTTCACAGTGGAGGTGGGATCACCCccgagtattgcgtccagctctttgtagaaccggctgCCTGTGTGCACAGCAtcggagcggcggtttgcctcccgtgccttgtggtaggcgttccgcagctccttcactttgaccctgcactgcaatgtgtcctggtCATCGCCCTTTTCTATCATGCATCTAGAaatctgtaactgccctgttttgagcaatttgtcctgaattggcactctcaatTGCGTCCCGCCAGAACCACATCGTTAcaataggtatcataattccgacgactggagcgcagctgggactgcacagcctcctctccccaaataccgatgaggtccagcagcttggcattgctccaagtgggggatcacctggtgcgtggagcagacATGGCCActtggaaagatgtgctgagaccactgcacgcatcaccgaacaaacaggaaggggactttcaaatttgcaaaggaatgtatggggtggggctgacagttggtcacctgagggcagggcagtagagttcaaaccgatggccagagaggtgagaacaggaattgtgggacacttcccggaggccaatcacagcgctgtAATCACCCCGGtctctacactggcaccgcagaaAGCTCTCCGCCTCTCGTCCAGGTggttttttttagagtgctgcaTTTGCGCAGTTTTTGCACACTCGGTGGCTtagcagtgtgtacacctcgggagttacagcattcaaagctgctttactgtgcacaaacttgccagtgtagagacAAAGATGGGTGCAGTtgtatcttttagtggaccaacttctgttggtgaaagaaacaagctttcgagctatacagagctcttccccAGGTctggggctatgtctacacagaagCCAGAGGACGAACtggtttagggttaccattcgtccggattcccccggacatgtccggctttttgagctaaaaatagcgtctggggggaatttgtaaatgtccggacttcccccccatgcagagcgcccggctgacagggcagccggctggatggtgccacttacatggggctccgacagccagagagagcccctcctccgcctcccctgcagcagagatcactcccctccctgcattcgcagatcgcattcggcagtctggagctcctcccccactgctgcccagcctgcccggAGGAACGGCTCAGGCCTGAGCAAGCtcactccaaaagccttgccacaaggtttctgggcagtgcatccttattccctcctccatggtaggacacttgaccacgccatgcttgcagcaagtaatctggcatcattgcctgacaaagcctggcagcgtatggtcccggtgtttgctggcattcaagcaacacccgttctttatcttgctgtgtaatcctcaggagagtgatatcactcctggtaacctggttgaaatatgggaacttaattaaggggacagaggtggccgttcctactgggctgtttgcctgtggtggaaaataaatccttccctgcagttagccaagcgcagatgggaaattggccctgagtttttcgcgtttggctagcagggatctcccctgttaccagccacgcggtggggggaggggtaccctgatcatctcagagaattcatggcgggaggggggcagcggcggggggggggggggggggggttagtttggtgcctgcagggatcttccctgataccagccacgcggtgggggggaggggtacagcgatcatcccagagaattcatggcgagaggggggggtggttagtttgttttctgctgctgctgaatgttaacagacaaaccgcagcactctacagactatgcttggtatgtgggaaaggagggcgcagaagctgtaaaacaatggcttaccatggctgcatgcaagccgaattctgttgcccagacctgtgatctctagcagcaaagccacaggcactcagcattaagaggcaaaatgcgaccttgcacagaaatcacatgtgctatgtaatgtgaatagtgttggtcaccgtgaaagagtataagcattgttctgcaaaatgtagctttttaaacaagtctctcttttttcccctccctacagcagctgcaaattcctcaagcctccctcctccatcccgaaggttatcacagataaggcgtcgtaagaagagaacgcgagacgagatgttttctgaaattatggaatccagccgcagtgacagagctcatctgaatgagtggaaggaaacagtttcaaagtataggaaagaagccagtgaacgtgaggacaggagggaccaacgtgaagacaggagggacgctcgagatgagaggtggcggcaggaagaccagaggaggcaggatgcaacgctggggctgctgcgtgagcaaacagacatgctccggcgtctggtggagcttcaggaacggctgctggaaaacagactgccgcttcagcccctgttccaccctccccatgttccgtatcctcctcacccagacgtgtaagaacgcgggggggggggggggggggggggggaggctccgtacaccttcccattccaccccagtagacagcccaagcaaaaggctgtcatttttttaaccttttctttgtggctttttccttcccagcaatcctcctcccaaataccacccgggttccctccctctttttctaatctattaataaagaataaatgatttttaaatgatagtgactttatttggtttgaaagaaagccgggggaagggggagttccttacagaaaatcagtcaataaagggggcgggttttcatgaaggagaaacaaacagatatttcacactgtagcctggccagtcatgaaactggtttttaaagcttctctgatgcacagcgcttcctggtgtgctcttctaatcgccctggtgtctggctgcgcgtaatcagcagccaggcgatttgcctcagcctcccaccccaccataaaggtctcccccttactttcacagagattgtggagcacacagcaagcagaaataacaatggggagatttctttggctgaggtcagagcgagtcaataatgatcgccagcgaccttttaaacggccaaatgcacattctaccaccattctgcacttgcttagcctgtagttaaacagctcctgactcctgtccaggctgcctgtgtacggcttcatgagccatggcattaaggggtaggctgggtccccaagaataactattggcatctcaacatccccaacggttattttctggtccggaaagtaagtcccttgctgcagccctttaaacagagtagtgttcctgaagacgcgagcgtcatgaacccttcccgcccagcccgcgttgatgttggtgaaacgtcccttgtgatccacaagtgcttgcagcaccattgaaaagtaccccttgcggtttatgtactcggtggcttggtgctccggtgccaagatagggatatgggttccgtctatcgccccaccacagttagggaatcccattgcagcaaaaccatccactatagcctgcacatttcccagagtcactaactttcgtagcagcacctgagtgattgctttggctacttgcatcacagcagcccccacagtagatttgcccactccaaattgattcccgactgaccggtagctgtctggcgttgcaagcttccacagggctatcgccacacgcttctcaactgtgagggctgctctcatcttggtattctggcgtttcagggcaggggacagcaagtcacaaagttccatgaaagtgcccttacgcatgcgaaagttccgcagccactgggaatcgtcccagacctgcaacactatgcggtcccaccagtctgtgcttgtttcccttgcccagaatcggcgttccatggatagaatctgccccattaacaacatgatctccaaagcaccggggcctgtggtttcacagaattctgtatccgtgtccgtgtccacatccatgtcaatgtcctcatcatgcttgtcgctgcgctgccgccgccgctgcctcctcgcctcgtttttctggtcctggctgagcataaactccacgagaacgcgcgaggtgtttacaatgttcatgactgctgtcttgagctcagcgggctccatgcttgccgtggtatggagtctgcagtgttcacccacccaggaaaaaaggcgcgaaaatggttgtctgccgtccgttgctttcatgcagggaggagggagggaggaggtgaggctgtacccagaaccacctgcgacgatgttttttgtcccatcaggcactgggatcttaacccacaatcccaatgggcgcgggagactgcgggaactatgggatagctatggcatagctacccacagtgcaacggtgcagaaatcgacgctagccccggtacttggacgcacaccaccgaattaatgtgcttagtgtggccgcatacgtttcgactttatacaacctgtttttcaaatccgaattatataaattcggattaatcccgtagtgtagacataccctgaatctgtaaaaagcaacacagggtcctgtggcacctttgagactaacagaagtactagatgcggaatagtgcgttgatgtggtttatcacatcgcggtagtcagcctcggtaatctcctcgaatgcctcatccagaacgtgtgcattGCGCTTGCGGaggtttatcaggagagccaccgtggtccttgtcccagccaggctaacgtgtccacgccactgtgccgcaaggggccgggggaccattgctgcacacagccaagctgcatatgggccagggcggaaacCACATTGcaatagaagaccctcccttgcttcccaggtcaccctcagcagcgagacatcttccaggacgaactccaacatggaaaatgttgggacagtgttcagtgtaggtgccccctgaagctgttgggttctccccaaggcacaaaaaCCCAGGGGACAGTGcggccctgaaacaatcagtcccccttactcaccatttttattacataaaggaaaagactccttagcccaggaaataaacagacactgcaagtctgcttgtctgctaagcagagacggattcctaaagattggaactactgcacttcactcccgtgcagggcatcagatatcactgctggtttgcagcctcaaattgctccctcaaggcatccctaatccttgcagccccgcactgggcccctgtaatagccctgctctctggctgtgcaaattcagcctccaggtgttgaacctcggaggtccatgcctgagtgaagctttcacccttcccttcacaaatattatggagggcacagcacgccgatataaccacggggatgctgttttcagccaagtccagcttcccatacagagatcgccagcggccctttaaaacggccaaaggcacactccacagtcattcggcaccggctcagcctgtaattgaaccgttccttgctgctgtcaaggctccctgtgtagggtttcatgagccatggcattaacggtaaggaggatctccaaggatcacgatgggcatttcaacttcccctaccgtgatcttccgctctgggaaaaagagtcccggcctgcatcttcctgaacagccaagtgttccgaaagatgtgtgcgtcatgcacctttccgggccagcctgtgttaatgtcaatgaaacgcccacggtgatccacaagcgcctggagaaccatagagaaataccccttctgattaacgtactcggatcctaggtggggggggtgccagaataggaatgtgcgtcccatctatcgctcctccacagttagggaaccccatttgtgtaaagccatccactattgcctgcacgttacccagagtcatggttcttctgagtaggatgcaattaatggccttgcaaacttgcatcaacacgattccaacggtccactttcccactccaaactggtttgcgactgaccggtagctgtctggagttgccagcttccagattgcaatagccacccgcttctccaccggcagggcagctctcaatctcatgtccttgcgccgcagggtgggggcgagctcctcacacagtcccatgaaagtggcttttctcatccgaaagttctgcagccactgctcgtcatccccgACTTCCACGACGATGTGATTCCatcactcggtgcttgtttcccgagcccaaaagcggcatccCCCGGTGcggagcatgtccgtgaatgccacaagtaattttgtgtcgtacgcattacgcggctcgatagcatcgtcggactcctcaccctcactctcactttggatcttaaggaatagttcaacaACCAAACGTGACGttctggcgagactcgtcagcatacgcctcagcagttcagattccatttcccgcagacagatcgcactgcacagaaaccgttgaaagatggcgccaaaggtggatggaaacaaagcgatttctgggatgcgaagcgatgcatcacggggcactgggacaggacccagaatcccccgcacccacgtccccttcccacaacccacggcgccagaatgggaaaaggtgctctgtgggatagctgcccataatgcaccactcccaatagcactgcaattgccgcaaatctggccacgacagtgcgctgggcagctgtcagtgtggacagactgcagcgctttccctactcagctgcacgaagtcaggtttaactcacagcgctgtacatctgcaagtatagccaaggcctcaggTTCAGAGAACGACTTCAAAAGAGTCTTTATGGAGCTCTGCATGCAGTTGAGTGGCTTTCAAACATTCCTTGCTACCTGCTAATGTCTGAGAAGTGAAACCAGTCTGTCCTCTGGCTTCTCTGCAGCTGATTAGCCAGAGGGGGTTCTCGGGTCCCTTTCCTCCAAGCAGCTTCTTTGACTTTACATAAACACAATAAAAAGGAGTTTCCTGCAATTCCACTATCCCTGTCTCCAActgtggccagtaccagctgTTTGACAGAAAGGTGGGAAAACCCCAGAATGGGCAACTGTGGAATAAGGTCTACTCAGTCTACACAGAAGTGTTCCATTTTATAACCTGCAAAAATGTCCCTCTGACCAACAACaacatatttatacacacacccTCCTTATATAATAAATACACtcaaaggccttgatcctgcaaggtgccaagaGCCTCGCACACCTGATATTCTCTGAACTCCAAAACCCACTGGGTGCCACCCCACCCACTCCCCTTTAAACCACCAAGTATACACAGGGGACAGTGTTTGCCAATGcttggaaccctacagacaactatatagaGGAAACCCACGGATCACCCCACTTACCTTCACACACTTCACTCTTGTATGTGATCCCTCAGCCCCTTTGCTTTCTCCTCCGCCCTTTACTTTCTTCCCTGTGACTGGAggagtgttaacaggccacttcaccttgaatggtcccttgaaatgtgttaactacgctaaacaatctattccgcCTTGTACTTAGCGAGCAGTGAAactctgaggctttgtctacaccggAACTTGTCTTTCAGTtgtgttaaaaaataaacaaacccacaCACGCACTCctggaaaaaacaaaagtttAACTATGAAAAGCGCCTGTGTAAACAGCGCTGTGTGTGCAGGAGCTGCTGCGGCTCCATGGGGGTAGAATTGTTTTGTCTGCAGGATCCTGCAACTACACTGCGCGCCTTTTAGTGGCAGGGCTATAgcggatttttcacatccctgagcgacacagtTGTACCGATATAAGTGTGTAGTGTACACCTGGCCTTCCTCTTGTTTACTTTTGCCAATGCGACTCTCACTAAATACAATGGTcaaaggggtagccctgttagaagcagcaaagagtcctgtggcacctcacagactaacagacgttttggagcatgagctttcatgggtgaatggcatccgaagaaatgggtattcaccacgaaagctaatgctccaaaacgtctgttagtctgtaaggtgccacaggactctttgctgcttttactaaATACAATGTTGGCACTAACCATTGATTCTTGGCACACTTCTCtctgcccgcccctcccccccaaaaggaaACTTAAATCACCCAAAAGAAGGGGTAAAATTAGCCATAAATGAGACAGACACACATGAGCTTAACAAACAATATACACATCCCACCAACTACAGCCAGAATATTCCCCTTTTCCACACATCTCTGTGGGGACTCACCATCTTTCAGAGCTCCTGCCTCTACTCCCCTGCTGCCAAAGACTGAATTACCTCAGCCATAGGGAGAAACCCAGCTTAAATAGTGCCCCAGGCGCCTCCCCTTTCCTCACCATCTCTTGGGAGGCCACAACAGCTGTAAAATAGAGGTAGCAGGGACGTAGCAGCTCATTTCCAGGACAACACCAATAGAAGGAGGAATTGTTAAGCAGAACAGGTCTTGGCTGTGGATCTGAAGACTCTGGATTTCAATCATACTCATGATCCATGTGAGACTGAAAAAATATGCACATATAGAAAAGTTAGTGGGAGGGCCCTGCTGTAACTGCTGGCTTCATTTTAAGTAGGAGAAAAGGACGGTCTAGTAGGTAGGATACTGAACTGAGCCTGGGAAgtcatgggttctattcctaactcaaccacaaaggcccagatctgacctcaaaggtatttaaatgcttaactcccactgatttcaatgggagttaagtgcctaaatacatttaagaATCTGGGCCAAGTTCCCTAGGTGACCCTGGGCTAGTCACTGAATTTCCCAGACCCCCTATCAACTAAGAAGaacacttccctacttcacatgCATTGCGCGGGGAGAATCCCTTAATAATCACGAGGTGCACGGAGactgcagtgatgggggccagaGAAGTACCTAGACTGATTGAGATTTACCTGGATTCCTTATGCCAGTCCCAGGGTTACAGACAACCCAGGATCTGTGATCAGGTAACAGGGTTTATTTCCTTATTCGCGGTCACATCTGAAGGAAAACAGAGCGAATTCTGAGCCCCTCAAGTCACACCGGAGTCAGGTCCGGCCTCACCGATCTCTACATGGAACCGCTGCAGCTGCGCCGCGGCAGCACTTCAGCCCGGCCGCTCAGCACAGCGGCAGGAGCGGCTCCCCCGCCGCTGTAGTGAAGCCGCCATCCCGAGCGATGCCAGCAGAGGCgatgcactcgggggggggggaaagggggggaggcaCGCACAGtcgggtgcccccccccccccaatttctgccagggtttgctggcacCGCTTGgtcacatcccctcccccccaactccctccctgcagcatcGCAGCTGCCCGAGCCTccgagctgcccccccccccccgtaaaagcaacagctgggagctccggggaggggccgctgctttccaggaggggagcctggggatgggggtgggggagcctgcGAGACTCGAGCAGTTCAAAGGGCAGCCAAACTTTTCCATTGTGCCCCCGGCAGGCTCGGGCGGCAGCTAGCGAGAGGAGAACGCCGCCCGGCCAGAAGAAAAGCGCCGCGCGCTGTGCAAGCCCCCCGGGAAGTTGGTCCAATCCAAGCtgtcacctcacccacctcgtgCTCTGAAGGGCGAATTCAAACGGCCAAAGCGGCTCCCtcaggccagagccccaggccgggACCCTGTGGCCAGGCTCTGTCCCTCCAGCGCAGAGCGCGTCTCTCTCTGGAGACAGAGGTGTCCGGTCAGCCAGAGCCCCGCCAGCCCCACGCTGCGGAGACCAGGCACCCGCTGGGGAGGCGGGGCCTCCTCACAGGGCGGGTAGCCTGGGGCTCGGCCACTCGGGGGAGAGGCTCAGTTGGTCTGGCCCCTCCCAGCGCTCCTGTCCCCTAGCTGCGAACGGGGCGGAGCAAGCCCAGCACGAGCCCGCCTTACCCTCGCCTGGGCGCGGCCGGGGTCGGGACGGGTGTTATGCCCCGCCCCTGCGCCGCCCGGACCAATAGGAGCTCAACATGCCTCTGGCTCGAAAAAGGGGAGGGGATGCCGCCGGGTTTTGCCAGGGCTGCTCCTGTGAAGGGGCTGCCGGAACCTACTGCGCGTGCGCTTCCCCCGCCAGATGGCTGTAATGAGCCGCCGTGACCACCCGGTGGCAGCAAAGGGACTGTAGAGACCCCTGTTTCGGGAGCTGCATAGGGGATATTGGTGGGCACCAGGTTGCTCTATGCAGGGTGATTCTCTATATAGGAAAAACtaaggacctcaccctccctctgCGGGGAAGCAGTGGGACTCTCTGCGTGGGGACTAAACAGGTACTAGTGTGTAGGGACTGGGGAGGTGGGAAAGCATGGATGCTTCAGGCTCAACTATACTGTCAGATAGGATTCTGAGCAGGGTCACCTGCAAGTGCACAGGGATTCCCACCCACCCCAGTCCCACCATCCATCTACGGGACGGGGGAAGGTACCTCTCCCTAGGGTCAACAGAAGAGATCCTTGCATAGGACAAGAGGCCCCCATTCACTGTTTATTTCCCCCCACACTATCTCTCACCCAGAGTCCAGTCTCCCTCTGCTGCCATGCAGCATCATTTCCTGCACTGTCCAGCCTCCAGCCAAGGGCTCAGAACATCCTGGCTTCTTTCTCCACCATGCAGGAGGGTTTCTCTTTCTTGGGCCAGCACCGCCACCTGGGCTCTGCCCTGTCTGGGGGAACTGCGGTCACTGCCCCACAGAACTCCACGCCCCACTGGAACACAGTTAATGCAGCCAGAGAATAACCATCTaggcaggcagggaacagggCTTCTGTGCACAATGGTGCAGAGCCCACAGCTGAGATTGTAAATTTACAAGTACTTTGGAAGTAATAAGATAGTGGCACTGATGTTTGGGCAGACAGGCACATTTCCTGAGCTCTCCCC carries:
- the LOC128840760 gene encoding uncharacterized protein LOC128840760 isoform X1 → MSGLPPHAERPADRAAGWMVPLTWGSDSQREPLLRLPCSRDHSPPCIRRSHSAVWSSSPTAAQPARRNGSGLSKLTPKALPQGFWAVHPYSLLHAAANSSSLPPPSRRLSQIRRRKKRTRDEMFSEIMESSRSDRAHLNEWKETVSKYRKEASEREDRRDQREDRRDARDERWRQEDQRRQDATLGLLREQTDMLRRLVELQERLLENRLPLQPLFHPPHVPYPPHPDV
- the LOC128840760 gene encoding eukaryotic translation initiation factor 3 subunit A-like isoform X2, which translates into the protein MVTLSYPQDSLFISSFLVAFSVAAANSSSLPPPSRRLSQIRRRKKRTRDEMFSEIMESSRSDRAHLNEWKETVSKYRKEASEREDRRDQREDRRDARDERWRQEDQRRQDATLGLLREQTDMLRRLVELQERLLENRLPLQPLFHPPHVPYPPHPDV